Below is a genomic region from Candidatus Omnitrophota bacterium.
GAGCCGAGAGGAGATCGGCGAGCGGTTGCAGGATTTTCAAGGGAACGTTGCGGCTTTCAATCGGCAAGTTATTCAGACGCTCCAGCCGCTGGGCGACCGGCCCGCCGTGTTTTATCATCAATACCGCTGGTATCCGCCGGAAGCGAGCGCTGTAGCGCCAGCCGCATTGCCGGCGCCCTTCATAGTCAAAGACGTTGCGCTGGCGGCCATGCTTCTTCCCGCCGCCAAAGAGGAAACGGCGCGGGCGCGATCCTATCCCGGCTGTCTGGTCTGCGCGATGGAGAAGCCTGCTTTCGAACGCGGATGGGGTTGGAAAATGACGAATTGGTTCAAACGATTCGCCATGATGGCGTAATCGATTTTTTTCTTTTCTTCGCTACCCGCCCGCCTATAATGTCTGGATTAAGATTTTAGGGATAAAAAGATAAACGGGATGGCGCCTGCTTTCGGGCGCCCGCCTTGTTGGAGGATCGATCATGAAATTCAAACGAATACTGTCGCGTTTAGGATTATTGCTTCTATTTTTCTCTGCATTCGCCGATAGCGCTGAAATTAAGGAAATCGCGCCCGGCGTTTATTTTCGTCCGGCGGTGGCCGTGTGCAATATCGGCTGGATTGTTTTCAAGGATTACGTTCTCGTCGTTGACGCTTCCATTCCCGGCGACGCCGAGAAGGCGATCGAAGATATCCGCAAGACGACGGATAAGCCGATCCGCTTCGTCTTCGACACGCACCATCATTGGGATCACTCCTACGGCAACGCCGTCTTCGCCAAGGCGGGCGCATCCATCATCGCTCAGCGCGAGTGTTGGGAGACGCTGAAAGGGGGCGTGAAGGATTTCGCCGAATGGGCGAAGGATAAGCCGGATTATCTTGCTAGGGGATTGGCGCAGCCCAGCGTAATTTTCGACGATATCCAGGTTTTCGACGACGGAGAGAAGCGGGTCGAACTTCTATGGTTCGGCCATGCGCATACGAAGGGGGACGCCGTCGCCTATCTGCCCAAGGAAAAAATCCTCTTCACCGGCGATCTTTGCGTCAACGGCGTTTTCAATTACCTGGGCGAATCCAACCTGGAGAACTGGATCGCGATCCTGTCGCATCTGCAAGGGCTGGATATCGAGACCGTCTGCCCCGGCCATGGCGAAACCGCTGGAAAAGACTTGCTGGAGACGCAGAAAGAGTATTTCGTCCAATTGCGGAAAGAGGCGCAAAAGGCCGTCGACGATGGCCTGACGCTGGAACAGGCGCTCGCATCCATCCGCATCCCCATGTACGAAAAATGGACGGGGCGCCAGCCGCAACCGGCGAATATCGAATACGCCTATCGCTATGCGGCGGGAATGATTACGCCGTGGCCGCTGTTGGAACATGGATTTGAAGGCGGCCCCTCGCCTACCAAAGATACGCCCGGCTGGACGCCTCCCAAGAAAATGCTTACTTCTTCGTTGAGCGAAAAGCAACTGGCGGCATTAAAGCGGGTTGCGCCGGATATGGAGTTTGTCAACATTCGCAACGATGATGAAATCTTGGAAAAGATCGGCGATGTGGACGCCGCGATGACGCCGCTTACGCCCGAGCAATTTCATGCCGCCAAGAAACTGCGTTTAGTGATTTCGCAGAGCGCGGGGGTGGATAAATATCTCATTCCCGAATTCGTCAATAGCGACGTCATTCTCACTAATGGGCAAGGGATGATGGGGCCGGCCATTTCCGATCACGTGATGGGATTCGTTCTCATGTTCACCAAAGCGCTGGCGGCTCAGCATGAACAGAAATTGAATGGCAAGTGGGGATGGGTGAAGGGACATCCCATCACCGAACTGAAGGGCAAAACCATGTTGATTCTGGGGCTGGGCGGCATCGGCCGGGAAGTCGCCGCGCGGGCGAAAGGATTTGGCATGATCGTCAAAGCTGTCGATCCCAAGCCGATGGAGAAGCCTCATTTCATCAGCTATATCGGCCAGCCGCAAGAACTGCACAACCTCCTGCCGCAAGCGGATGTGGTGGCCTGCTGCGTACCGCTAACCCCCAAAACACGCCGCTATTTTGGCAAACAAGAATTCGAACTCATGAATCCGACCGCCTATTTCGTCAATATCGGGCGCGGCGAAGTCGTCAACCAGGACGACCTCGTAGAAGCGCTGCGCAACAAAACCATAGCAGGGGCGGGGCTGGACGTAACCGATCCGGAACCGCTGCCGCCGGACCATCCGCTTTGGAAATTGGACAATGTTATCATCACGCCGCACATGTCGGGCTGGACGGATGAGAGTTGGAACCGCCGCTGGCTGATTCTGCGGGAAAACGTGCGCCGCTTCGCCGTAGGAGAACCACTATTGAATGTAGTCAATAAAGAGGTTGGATACTGAAACCGAACGGGCAATAAAAAAGATCGAGGCGGCGGAATCGAAAATCCCGCCGCCTTTTTTTATATCACTCATGTTAAGCAGCCATATTCCCTCGCCCTCTGGGAGAGGGTTTAGGGTGAGGGATTTTAAGTATACTCGAATCAACCCTCACCTAACCTCTCCCAATCTTGGGAGAGGAATTTTTAAAACAACAATATTTATACAAGTTGGTATTACTTCTTCTCGAATTTCTTCAATACTTCATAAGCATGTTGCAGTTTTTCTTGACTCGCCGATGCGATGATGGAGAGTTCGTGAATCGACCAGAATGTGCCTTCTACGCTGCCGTTTTGAACGATTTTAATGAAACGGGCGCTTTTGGATGGAATTTCGATCTTCGTTACCGCTTGATCTCCTGCGCCTTCTACGATGGGCGATTCCCAATTGTTTCCGTCGATGGAAAAATTGACGGCGTATTTCCGCGGATAATCGCCATTAGAACCCGTTGCGTCCAGCGTGATCTCTTCGATGACGCTCTCTGTTCCCAAATCGATCTGGAACCATTGGCCGGGCGTTTGCGAAGCGGCGGAATCCCAGCGCGTTCTTCTTCTGCCGTCGATGGCGTTGGCCGCTGCGCCGCTGTTATTCGAGGCGGATACTTTCCACTGATTGCGGTCGGCGTTGCTTTTTTCCAATTGTTTGACGACTTTTTTATAACCTTCCAACGCCGGCGGCCCCGCTTCCGCATCGCTGAGGCAGCCTTCGAGGAAATCCAAAACCGCCAAATTGGCCCGACTGGAAGCCGCTGCGATAACCATTTGTTTTTCTTCCTTGTCTTTGGCGGCTTTGAGGGCGGACTGGAATTTTTCCAGCGTCTGTTCGATGGAATCGCTGCGAACCAGATCGATCATGCGCAAGTAACCCTTCAGAACCAGTTTGCGTTTGGCGGAATCCTCTTCTTTTTGCGCCAAGGCCAGCAGCGTTTCGATGGGAGAAGCGTCGGGCCATGCCGTTAAAGCCAGGTAGGCGGCATGGCGAACGGATTCATCGCCGTCCTTCGCCATAGAGTCTCGAACCGCGCCGCAGGCTTTTTCGCCGCCCAATTCGGTCAACATGCGCAGGAGGGAGATGCGCAATGCGGGAGGAGCGTCCGGCAATGCGTTAATGAAATATTCCGAACGCTTCGCCTCATCCACTACTTGTTTTGCTATGGATAAAACGGCCTTCTCCACCGCCTGGATATCGTCTTCGTTTTTCGATTCGGCGATGAGAGGCAATAGTTGCGGCAGGTTTTCCTCTTTTGCCAATTGGCTGAGCGCTTTAATCGACTCTTTGCGAACCTCGGCGTTGGCGTCGAGCGCCAGGGGCAACAGTACGGGAATCGCGCCATCAGTACGGCGCGCCGCGAGGCTGCGGATCAAGGCGGGTTGGATTTTGGCGTCAGCCGATTTCACGATCGCTAGAATCTCATCGTCCGCATTGCGCAATTGCGCCAGGCTTTTTTCGGCGGCGGCTCCCGCGTCTCCACTTTGCGCCGCCGTCTCGGCGAGCAAGGAGACATGGCTCGCTTCGCCCAATGTCCCTAAAGCTTTTATCGCCGCGATTTTGATTTCGGCGTTATCGCTCTTAGCGGCCATAACTACGGCGGGCGCCGCGCTGGCGTCGCCTCGCGCCGCCAAAGCAGTCAAAAGCATCGCCTGGACATTGGGGGGAAACGACGGTAGTTGCTCGCTAATGGATTTTACGATGGACGATCCTGGAATCATGCGTAAGCATGGACCCACTGCCGTCTGAAGCAATTCGATGTCGTTTTCGCGCAATAACGAGAGGAGCGTTGGCGCGGCGTCTTCTTTATCCATTTTGACGATGCCGCAATAAGCCGCCACTCTCAGTTTTATCGGATTACTCTTTTCCGTGAACTTACCGTAGATGTTTTTCGCTCGCGATTTAGTCCCTTCGGCGGCCAGGGCGTCGGCGCATAGAAGAAGCGAATCGTCGCGCTGGCTTTGCAGTTCTTGAGGGACATTCGCTTTGGCGAGAAGATCCGCCGCCTTGGCGCCGCCGATTTCGCCCAGCGCCGCTATCGCCGTCCGAGCCAGGTTTTTATCTTCGCTTTGGATCAGCGGCGCAATGGCGGAAACCGCCTTGCGGTCTTGGCGTTGGGCGACGGAGCCGATAACGCCGATGAGCAAATCGCCTTTTACGTCTTTCATCGCCGCCCGCAAAATGGCGCCCGCTTTAGGCGACGGCGATCCCTGCAAAGCGAACCGCGCCATGTTGGAGAGTTTCTCGTCCCGCAGCAGTTTTTCTAACGCGGGCAGCGACTCGTCTGCGCCGATGCGGCGAATGATGCGGCAGGCGAATTGTTTGGCGTAGAATGTCGCGCTGGCGGAATCGATGATTTCCGCCATGATTTTTTCGATGTTTTTAGTTTGGGTTGGATCGGCGTTGCGCAGACCTTCTTCCACAATGCTCAAAGCCTTGCGGCTTTGGCCGTAATCATAGGCTTTGATGGCGTCCTTATCGATGGATTTCGCATCGAACGGTTCGGCTTGGGTCATCGCCCAAGGCCAGGCTGCGCAAAGACCGATGAGAAGGAAAAAGCGGCGTATAGTAATTTTCTTTATCTTCATTGTTCAACTCCCATGATTTTCAATTTATAAAGTCCAAGGTTCGCGATAGGAACGTCCCAACAAGCCGCTTGCTTCCGGATCGCCAAGAATTTCTTCCTTTTCCGGATTCCAGCGGATTTTTCTTTTCAGGAGCATGGCGATTTCGCCCAGATGGCCGACGCTGATGGAGCGGCACGCCGTTTCTACGGGAGTAATCGTCAATTGGCGGCTTTTCACGCAGTCGATGAAGTTCTGCTTGTGATCGTCGCTCTTATACAGCCGGATATCGTTGGGGCCAATGGCGTCCGGTTTCAGCAAATTCTTGTTCGAGGCGTCGATGCCTCCGCGGTCGACCCATACCCAGCCTTCGTCGCCGATCCATTTGGTTCCGCCCCGGTTGGCGTTGCTGACGTTCATCGTAAGGCCGCCGGCGTATTGGCAGATGAAGCGGTAGGCGTAGGGCGCATTCCAAAGGCCGTCTTCGGGATAAGAAGCTTCGCCTTCGATCTCCACCGGTCCTGTATGATCCAGATCGAGACCCCAATGGGCGATATCGATGTGATGCCCCGCCCAGTCGGTCAGTTGGCCGCCGGAATAATCCATAATCCAACGCCAATCCCAATGGCACTTGTCGTTGCCGAAATCGCAATAGGGACGCCAAGGCGCAGGGCCTAGCCAGAACTCCCAATCCAATCCTTCGGGAACCGGCTTGATCGGCTTGTTATTCGTTCGGCCACCCGTAGGCAGGCCGACTTCGACAGTATGGATTTTTCCCACTTTGCCGTTGCGCACGAGTTCGCAGGCTTGGCGAAAATTGGCCACCGACCGCTGCCAACTGCCGGTCTGCCATACGCGCCCATAGCGGTGAACGGCGTCGCAAATGGCGCGGCTTTCCCGAATCGAGCGCGAAAGCGGTTTTTCGCCGAAAATATCCAAGCCCGCTTTGGCGGCGGCGATGGCCAGGATGGCGTGCCAGTGATCGGGGATGGCCACGGAAACCGCGTCCAGATCGCCGCGTCCGATGATCTCCCGGAAATCGACGTAGGTCTGGCAATCGGTATTTTCGTAGCGGTTGTCGACGGAGTTTTTGGCGTTGTCGCGGTGCGCCTTGTCCACGTCGCAGACGGCGACGATCTGCACTTCCTTGTAAT
It encodes:
- a CDS encoding HEAT repeat domain-containing protein; translated protein: MKIKKITIRRFFLLIGLCAAWPWAMTQAEPFDAKSIDKDAIKAYDYGQSRKALSIVEEGLRNADPTQTKNIEKIMAEIIDSASATFYAKQFACRIIRRIGADESLPALEKLLRDEKLSNMARFALQGSPSPKAGAILRAAMKDVKGDLLIGVIGSVAQRQDRKAVSAIAPLIQSEDKNLARTAIAALGEIGGAKAADLLAKANVPQELQSQRDDSLLLCADALAAEGTKSRAKNIYGKFTEKSNPIKLRVAAYCGIVKMDKEDAAPTLLSLLRENDIELLQTAVGPCLRMIPGSSIVKSISEQLPSFPPNVQAMLLTALAARGDASAAPAVVMAAKSDNAEIKIAAIKALGTLGEASHVSLLAETAAQSGDAGAAAEKSLAQLRNADDEILAIVKSADAKIQPALIRSLAARRTDGAIPVLLPLALDANAEVRKESIKALSQLAKEENLPQLLPLIAESKNEDDIQAVEKAVLSIAKQVVDEAKRSEYFINALPDAPPALRISLLRMLTELGGEKACGAVRDSMAKDGDESVRHAAYLALTAWPDASPIETLLALAQKEEDSAKRKLVLKGYLRMIDLVRSDSIEQTLEKFQSALKAAKDKEEKQMVIAAASSRANLAVLDFLEGCLSDAEAGPPALEGYKKVVKQLEKSNADRNQWKVSASNNSGAAANAIDGRRRTRWDSAASQTPGQWFQIDLGTESVIEEITLDATGSNGDYPRKYAVNFSIDGNNWESPIVEGAGDQAVTKIEIPSKSARFIKIVQNGSVEGTFWSIHELSIIASASQEKLQHAYEVLKKFEKK
- a CDS encoding Gfo/Idh/MocA family oxidoreductase, translating into MKWDKTLSRRALLKGAAVSALGFPLYVPSSALGADGNTAPNERIVLGCIGVGSQGSGNMREFAHYKEVQIVAVCDVDKAHRDNAKNSVDNRYENTDCQTYVDFREIIGRGDLDAVSVAIPDHWHAILAIAAAKAGLDIFGEKPLSRSIRESRAICDAVHRYGRVWQTGSWQRSVANFRQACELVRNGKVGKIHTVEVGLPTGGRTNNKPIKPVPEGLDWEFWLGPAPWRPYCDFGNDKCHWDWRWIMDYSGGQLTDWAGHHIDIAHWGLDLDHTGPVEIEGEASYPEDGLWNAPYAYRFICQYAGGLTMNVSNANRGGTKWIGDEGWVWVDRGGIDASNKNLLKPDAIGPNDIRLYKSDDHKQNFIDCVKSRQLTITPVETACRSISVGHLGEIAMLLKRKIRWNPEKEEILGDPEASGLLGRSYREPWTL
- a CDS encoding NAD(P)-dependent oxidoreductase; translated protein: MKFKRILSRLGLLLLFFSAFADSAEIKEIAPGVYFRPAVAVCNIGWIVFKDYVLVVDASIPGDAEKAIEDIRKTTDKPIRFVFDTHHHWDHSYGNAVFAKAGASIIAQRECWETLKGGVKDFAEWAKDKPDYLARGLAQPSVIFDDIQVFDDGEKRVELLWFGHAHTKGDAVAYLPKEKILFTGDLCVNGVFNYLGESNLENWIAILSHLQGLDIETVCPGHGETAGKDLLETQKEYFVQLRKEAQKAVDDGLTLEQALASIRIPMYEKWTGRQPQPANIEYAYRYAAGMITPWPLLEHGFEGGPSPTKDTPGWTPPKKMLTSSLSEKQLAALKRVAPDMEFVNIRNDDEILEKIGDVDAAMTPLTPEQFHAAKKLRLVISQSAGVDKYLIPEFVNSDVILTNGQGMMGPAISDHVMGFVLMFTKALAAQHEQKLNGKWGWVKGHPITELKGKTMLILGLGGIGREVAARAKGFGMIVKAVDPKPMEKPHFISYIGQPQELHNLLPQADVVACCVPLTPKTRRYFGKQEFELMNPTAYFVNIGRGEVVNQDDLVEALRNKTIAGAGLDVTDPEPLPPDHPLWKLDNVIITPHMSGWTDESWNRRWLILRENVRRFAVGEPLLNVVNKEVGY